Within Micromonospora parathelypteridis, the genomic segment GATCCGGACCGGGTGGCTGGTCGGGCAGGCGTTGCCGCGGCCGTACGCCACATGGTCCTTGTGGTTGGGGCTGTCCAGGTGCTTGCCGTCCCAGCAGTCGGGGAACTGCATCATGAAGTGCAGCGTCGCGTCCCCACCGCAGATGGGCCAGTTGCCGTTGGTGCTGCGGGCGATGCCGTCGAGGTCACCGGGGCCGTAGAAGGCGCAGTAGAACTGGCCGGTCGCACCGCGCGGTGTCGGCTTCTTCTTCTTGGCGTCGCCCGAGATCATGCGCAGGCCGTTGGGCATGGGCATCTGGCCGGCCGAGTTCTTGGCGAGCGAGCGGTAGTAGACCCGGAAACCCGTGGTCTCGACCGGCTTGCCGGTCGCGTTGTCGTAGAGCGTGGGCACCCAGTAGGCGGAGTGGTCCTGCGCGGGCTTGCAGCTGGTGGCCGTGAACTTCTGCAGATCCCCGGCGACGGTGTTCGCGTCGAGCGCCTTGTTGCCGACGAAGGAGTGCATGTGTGAGGCGCCCGGCAGGCCGGGGGCGACGATCGGGTCGTCCGGCAGCCGGTGGCTGTACTGGCAGTCCGCCCGGAACTCCGGGAGGTTGCCGACACCGGCCGGGACAGGGTCGGTCTTCAAAGCGTTGTACGCGCTGACCTGCGCCTTCCAGGCCGCGCCGTCGACGGGGACCCAGCCGGTCACGGGGATCTTCGGCGTCGCAGCGGTCGACGGCTTCGCTCGCGGCGATGGTGCCGTCGACGTCGACGGCGACGGCATCGTGCTGGGCGACTCCGTCGGCGCGGCCGACGGCGACGGCTCTTCGAGGGCGTTGGCCGCATTCGACGGCTTGGGCTCGGTGGCAGCGTTGGCCAGGTACACACCGCCGGCCGCGATGACGAGCACCGCGACCACGGTGGCGGCGATGCCCAACCTGTTGCGGGCGACCCGGCCGGGAGGGGAGGGCGGCGGGCTCGCGTCCGCTTCCCGGAACGAGGCGTACGACACGGGTCACTCCCAACGAGCAGACGACAGGCGGACCCGAATGGCCACGGCCGCCGAATGGTAGGCACTTTCCGCGCGTACTCGGAAGGTCTTTAAACCATCCTTAAAGTACGTGGGCTGTCGGCGTGGAGTGCTCCTCGTCTAGCGCGGTGGCGAGACGTACAGCCCGGTCCTGCACCCCATCTCGCCCGGCTCCAGCCAGACCGGGTCGTACCCCGGTGCCTGGATGCCGCCGCCGGGTGTTCGGACCAGCAGGAGGCAGTCCCGCTCGGCGGGAACGCCCACCGCGGCGACGAGGGCATTGTCGTGAGTGGTCGTGTCGACGGTGACGTGCTTCTCGGGAAAAGCCGCCCGCACCGCGCCCGCGAGGGTGTCGGGTGTGGCGGTGCGCAGCGCGGCGGTGAGACGGTCGCGCGCATCGTCGGGCAGCGTTGGAAACGGCGCGGCGGTGGGCACCGGAGGGGTCACCACGGACGGGCAGTCGATCTCCCCGAACGATGTGTAGCGATAGAGCTGCAACAGGTAGCGGTAGCACCGCGTGGCCTGGCCGGCAGAGTTGCCGAGGTCGCCGAAGGTGGCCCCGCTGTCCTCCTCCACCGTCGCCACGAACCGGACGTCGATGCTGGCCTGCTCGTCGCCGCCGGTTCGGCCGGACCAGGCCAGCGGCTCACGTCTGACGTTCGACGTGCCGCCCTCGGCCGCGTCGAGGATCTCGGTCGCGGCGATGTACTCGGCATCCCGCACCCGACTGCGATGACCGAGGCTCTCGTTCAGGGACTCTGCTTCGGCCGCGGCGTCGTTTCGTGCCATCGAGTCGCCGTCGCGGTACTCCGAGCATCCGGCCGACAACAGACAGACCGCCACCGCAGCGCAGACCAGAGCTGTGGAGCCGAGGCGTCGACGGGTGCGGTGAGGAGACATGGCGTCGAGCATGCCGGCCGACGGTAGCGGCGGGATGAGTGCTCGTACTCATCCTGCCGGCGTCTGGTCGGTGCGGCACTGGGGATCGTGTGCCGTGTAGAGCAGGGACAACTGGTGGTGAAGCTGGAGCCGTTCGTCCTCGCGTAGGGGAGCGAGGAAGTCGTCCTCGGTCCGACGTACCGCCGCGAGGGCTTCCGACAGCGCGGTGCCGCCGGCCGTGGTGACGCTGATGAACTGTTTGCGGCGGTCGCTGGGGCTGCGATCACGCCGGACGTAGCCGTTGCGCTCCAGCTCGTCGATGACCGCGACCATCGTGGTGCGGTCGAGTCCGGTCTGCCGGCACAGGTCGCGCTGGGTCAGCTCGCCGTCCTGGACGAAGGCCAGTACCCGCAGGTCCCGGCCGCGTAGGCGGAGCGGCAGGAGCGCCTGTTCCATCCGGGCGCTGGCCAGGCCGGCCAGCTTCAGCAGGAGGTACCCGGTGGTGGAAGAGATGGCTTCGGATGAGCGCATCCCCGTAGCCTAGTCTTCCGCTCGCCTGATTATCAGCTAAGCTGACGATCAGGCAGCCGGCCCTACTTTGGAGAGTCGCATGAAGATGCGCGTCATCTTCACCATCGTCGGCGTGATCACCGCAACGCCGGCCCTGGCCCTGTTCTGGCCGCGCCTTCTGGCGAGCAGTTATGGGCTGGCTGATCCCGACCCCATGACTACCGCGCTGCTCCAGCACCGGGGTGTGCTGCAGGCGGCGCTTGGCGCGGCCATCATCTGGGGAGCCTTCTACCGGCCGGCCAGAGTGCCGGCGGCGGTGACCGCCATCATCACCAAGACAGCCTTTCTCGCCCTGACCGTCGTCGATGGCGGGATGCGGGCCGACATGAACCTCATCTCGCTGGTGTTCGACCCGCTCGCCATCGTCATCCTGGCCGTCGTGGTCGTGCTCCACTTCCGCGAAGCGCCCTCCACCGCCGCACCAGCCTGAAACCCGCTACGTGCGTGGTTCCTCCGACCACGGTCGTGCCAGCGATAGCGTTCAGAGCATGACCGACAGCATGCAGGTGGTGGGTTACCGCAGGAACCTGCCCATCGACAACCCCGAGAGCCTCGTCGATGCCGAGATCGACGTCCCGGCGCCGGGTCCGCACGATCTGCTGGTACGCATCGAGGCGGTGTCCGTCAACCCCGTCGACGTGAAGGTGCGGGCCGGCAGTGACCCCGAGGGTGCGCTGAAGGTTCTCGGTTATGACGCGGCCGGCACCGTGAGCGCTGTCGGCCCGGGCGTCACCCGGTTCCGCGTCGGCGACGAGGTCTACTACGCCGGGTCGATCGCCCGCCCGGGCACCAATGCCCAGTTCCATCTGGTCGACGAGCACATCGTCGGGCACAAGCCGGCCAGCCTGACCCACGCGGAGGCGGCCGCGCTGCCGCTCACCACGATCACCGCCTGGGAGACGCTCTTCGACCGGTTCGCCCTCAGCAAGGACAGCACGGGCACCCTCCTGGTTGTCGGTGCCGCCGGTGGCGTGGGCTCCATGATCGTGCAGCTTGCCCGCGCGTTGACCGGCCTGACCGTCATCGGCACCGCGTCACGCCCCGAGACACGCCAGTGGGTCACCGACCTCGGCGCCCACCACGTCGTCGACCACCATGGCGGTCTCGCCGACGCGGTCCTGGACGTGGCCCCTGCCGGCGTCGACTACCTGTTCACCGCGTTCTCGGACGGCCAGGTCGAACAGTTCGCGCGCGTCGTGCGGCCGAACGGCCAGATCACCGCCATCGACGATCCGGCGGGGCTCGACCTGTTGCCGCTCAAGTCGAAGAGCATCGCCTGGCACTGGGAGTTCATGTTCACCAGGCCGTTGTTCCTGCCGACCGACCCGACCCAGCACGAGATCCTCGAACAGACCGCCCGACTGGTCGACGACGGCACCCTCCGCACCACCGTCACCAACGAACTCGGCCCGATCAACGCCGCGAACCTGCGCCAGGCTCACGCGTTGATCGAGACATCGGCCACCATCGGCAAGATCGTTCTCGCTGGCTTCTGACCCGGCACCGCCAGCCGTCGAGTGTCCACTCAGGCCCGCCCGGCTGATCGACAGTTGCCTAGAGCATCTAAATGTTACGAATCATAGTGCGAGTTGCGTGATATCTATCGCTTGATCTTGCCATCGCAGCGGTAGGGCTACCGGGTCTAGCGTGACGTTGGTTTAAAGATCATCGTGAGCGGCCGGGCACCCCCGGCCGGACTCGCGAGAACCGGGTAACCACCCGAAGGAGGTTCCATGGCACGCACCCGCATGGCTGGGGCGCTCGCCGCCGTCCTCGTCCTACCGGCTCTCACCGTCGTCGCCGCGACGTCTCCGGCGTCGGCGGAAGCCGCCGCTCCGAAGGCCGCGCCGCAGAGTGACATGCGTGAGCTCACTCGGAAGGACTTCACACTGGACGGCCGGCCGATCGAGACGCCCCCGCGGTACCAGCCGCGGATGGGCGCGCGGAAGCAGGCGCAGGAGGCCGAGACGCCGGCGGTCGGTACGGTCCGTCAGTGGCTCGGCCTCGACGACATCCAGGGCTCGGTCTACCGCAAGGACTACACGCTGCGGGCGGTCGGTGAGCACATCGAGGTCTGGGTCGCCAACGACCTGTCGTTCCCGGCCGGTGACTGCCGCGCCCAGGTGCCGTCCTCGACGCAGGTCACCGACGCGCAGGTGAAGCACCTCGTCGACGAGTTCGACACGAACATGTACCCGAAGGAGACCAAGGCCTTCAGCACCCCGCCGGACCGGGACGGCAGCAACGCCCAGATCGGGCCGGACGCCGACGGCAACGGTGGCGTCTACACCGGTGCCGGCAACAAGACCGTCACGCTCGTCGACAACGTGCGGGACGACAACTACTACACGTTCCCGGCCGCCCCGACCTACATCGCCGGGTTCTTCTCCGCGCAGTTCAACGAGCTGCTCGACCGTAACGTGATGACGATCGACGCGTTCGACTGGCTGCACCGCATGACGCCGAACCCGCCGGACGAGCCGACCGACGACCTCTGCACCAGCCGTGGCGCCCGGCCGAACAGCTACGAGGGCACGTTTGCCCACGAGTGGCAGCACCTCGCGCACTACTACACCGACCCCTTCGAGACCACCTGGATCAACGAGGGTCTGTCCGACTTCGCCATGTCGCTGACCGGTTACAGCGACTCGAAGGCCACGGTCTTCGACCGCGGCGCGGAGAGCCACCTCTACTGCTACCAGGGGTTCGGCAGCGTGCAGACGCCGTACAACACGAACCCGCGTGACTGTGGTGGCCCGGAGAACTCCCTGACCCTCTGGGATGAGAGCCCCAACCCGAACGCGGTGCTCGCCGACTACGGCAACGCGTACTCGTTCATGATGTACCTGTACGACCGTTACGGTGCCGACTTCATGTCGCGGCTGCACCGCGATGGTGAGCGGCAGGGCATCGCGAGTCTGGACGCCGAGCTGGAGACCGTCAAGGTTCACGACGTCTACCAGGTCATCCACGACTACCAGTCGATGACGCTGCTGGACAAGATCGTCGGCGACGCACGGCTCGGGATCACCCTCGGTGTCTCCAAGAGCCGGGTGACCACGCCGAGCCTGCGCTCCACCGTCAACCTGGCCAGCACGACGGCGAACGGTACGCCGGGCGTCGCGCCGAACGGTGCCGACTACGTGCAGTTGGGCGCGGCCAAGGGCAAGCTGCTCAGCGGCCGCGACCTGCGTTCGGTGAAGTTCCAGGGTGCGAAGACCCTGCCCGCCCTCCCGCTGGCATGGACGACCACCACCCAGGACCCGGACCGGCCGGGCAACGCCGTTCTCTTCTCCGGCAACGCCAACAGCCTGGACTCGGCGGCCGTCACCTCGGTCACGGTGCCGACCACCGACCCGACGCTGCGGTTCGCCGCCAAGTACGGCGCCGAGTTTGGCTTCGACTACGGCTACGTGACGGTCTCGACCGACGGTGGCACCACGTACACGGCGATCCCCGGCGACCACACCGTCGAGGGGCCGCTCGGCCCGGCGCTGAACGGTACGACCGTCGGCTTCGAGGCCCGTTCGTACGACCTGTCGGCGTACGCCGGAAAGAACGTGCTGCTCGGCTTCCGCTACGTCAGCGACGGTGGCGTCAACGAGGGCGGCCTGCTGCTCGACGACATCACCCTCGGTGGGAAGACGCTCAGCGACGGCAGCAGCCTGACCCCGTTCGACTCGCCCACGGAGATCCGGCCGACCGCGGTCAAGAACTGGAACCTGCGGCTCGTCGGCATCGACGAGAAGCACTCGATCGCCTGGCAGTTCGAGTCCAACGGCAAGTCCGAGGTGACGATCGGCAAGCTGGAGTTGGCGGTGCTGGACGCGTTCCCCAAGGTCGTGGCCATCGTGGCGTACGACGACCCGACCGAGCAGGTGGCGCAGTACGCCCCGTACAAGCTCACCGTGAACGGCGTGGTGCAGCCGGGGGGTAACAGCTCGCTGAGCTGACCCGCACCCCGGTCGCGGGGGCACTCGCCGTCGAAGTCGACGGTGGGTGCCCCCGCTTCGTCATTGCCTGGCCGGTCCGGCTCGGTCAGTTTGCGGGGCGCTCGCCTGGGGATGACGAGCCGCCGGCCGGATAGGTTCGCCTGCGGTGGGTAAACGGCGCGGATGCCCGCGGAGCAGGAGCCGGCGGCCGACACCGACCCGGCCGCGCACGGGTCATCGTGGGTCGGCCGAGCGCGGGTCCGCCTGCGCGGGCGGATGCGGCACGCGCTGCGCAGTCGTGCGTGGCGGTTACGCCTCTTCGGGCTGCTCGCCGTGCAGGCCGGGGTCGCGGCGGCGCTCGCCTGGTTCGTCGGGGACCAGTTCCTGGACAATCCCACCCCGGTCTTCGCGCCCACCGTCGCGGTCGGCATCGTGGCCGCCGCGATGGGATCACGCCTGCGGCGCACTGTCGAACTGCTGGTCGGGGCGGTCCTCGGGCTCGCCGTCGGTGACACGCTCATGCCGCTGTTCGGCATCGGGGCCTGGCAGACCGGCGCGGTCGTCGTGCTGGCGATCATCGTCGCCCTGTTGTTCAAGGGCGGTGGATCACTGCTCACCCAGGCCGGCGGTACCGCAGTGCTCATCGCCACCCTGGAACCGCCCGTGCGTGACCTGTCCATCCCTCGCTTCGTCGACGCGGCGGTCGGCGGGTTGATCGGGCTGGCGGTCGGTCTGCTGCTGGTGCCCATCCACCCGCAGCGGACAGTACGCCGGCTGGCCGAACCGGTCATCGATCCGGCTGTCGCCACCATGCACGACCTGGCCGCGGCGCTGCGGCGTCGGGATCTTGGCGGGGCCGAGCGGAGCCTGGGCGCGCTGCGGGAACTCGGCCCCCGGCTGACCCTGCTGGACGAGGGGCTCGACGCCGCTCAGGAGGTGGTGCGACTGGCGCCACTGCGCTGGCGTGACCGCACGTCCCTGGCCTTCTACACCACCGCGGTACGGCATCTGGAACGCAGCCTGTACAGCTGTCGAGCCGTCGCGCGGCGACTCACCAGAGCCCTCAAGGAGGATGAGCCGATACCGGAGGAGTTTCCCGTCGCCATCGACCTGCTGGCCGCCAGCGTGCAGACCCTGAGATGCACGATCCGTGCCCATGCGGAGCCGCGGGAGGTGCGCCACCAGATTCTGACGGCTGTCGAGTTGGTCAGCAGGGCGCAGGGGGCGGCTGCGCCGGATCCCACCCGCCCGCACACCCACCGGTTGGGCTACTCCGGCATGATCGCCGCGGGTGAGTTCCGCACGGCCGCCCACGACCTGCTCATGGCCAGCGGGTTGGACGCCGACCGAGCGGCAGTGCTGGTGCGGCAGACGGTGGAGCGGAGCGAGCGGCACTGAGCCGGTGGGCACGCACGGTGGCCGGCCACCGCTACTGCTGACCCACCAGGCGTGCGACCTCCCGGGCCAGCACCTTCGCGCGGGTTTCCGGGGTACGCGCCTTCAACAGCGGCAGGATCACGGCGTACCGGGCGGATCGGCCGAGCTGCTCGAACGCGGCGCTCGCGCGAGGGTCGTCGGCCAACGCGGCCACCAGATCGGGCGGGACGGTGGCGGTGCGCTGCCCCTCGTACGCCGCCTCCCAGCGGCCGTCGGCCTTGGCGGCCGCGACCTCCCTGAGCCCGGCGGGCCGCATCCGGCCCACCGTCGTCAGGGCCTCGACCTTCACCACGTTGACCTGCGACCACGTGCTCCGCGGCCGACGGCGTGAGTATCGCTGCAGGAACGACAGGTCGTCGAGTGCCCTGCGTTGACCGTCGATCCAGCCGAAG encodes:
- a CDS encoding DUF1996 domain-containing protein; the encoded protein is MSYASFREADASPPPSPPGRVARNRLGIAATVVAVLVIAAGGVYLANAATEPKPSNAANALEEPSPSAAPTESPSTMPSPSTSTAPSPRAKPSTAATPKIPVTGWVPVDGAAWKAQVSAYNALKTDPVPAGVGNLPEFRADCQYSHRLPDDPIVAPGLPGASHMHSFVGNKALDANTVAGDLQKFTATSCKPAQDHSAYWVPTLYDNATGKPVETTGFRVYYRSLAKNSAGQMPMPNGLRMISGDAKKKKPTPRGATGQFYCAFYGPGDLDGIARSTNGNWPICGGDATLHFMMQFPDCWDGKHLDSPNHKDHVAYGRGNACPTSHPVRIPAITFDIQYPAKGTPAGYYLSSDKEGKSASSMHGDAFVMWDVNTMNKRTKNCVQGRRTCDNYGYQK
- a CDS encoding MarR family winged helix-turn-helix transcriptional regulator, which produces MRSSEAISSTTGYLLLKLAGLASARMEQALLPLRLRGRDLRVLAFVQDGELTQRDLCRQTGLDRTTMVAVIDELERNGYVRRDRSPSDRRKQFISVTTAGGTALSEALAAVRRTEDDFLAPLREDERLQLHHQLSLLYTAHDPQCRTDQTPAG
- a CDS encoding zinc-binding alcohol dehydrogenase family protein yields the protein MTDSMQVVGYRRNLPIDNPESLVDAEIDVPAPGPHDLLVRIEAVSVNPVDVKVRAGSDPEGALKVLGYDAAGTVSAVGPGVTRFRVGDEVYYAGSIARPGTNAQFHLVDEHIVGHKPASLTHAEAAALPLTTITAWETLFDRFALSKDSTGTLLVVGAAGGVGSMIVQLARALTGLTVIGTASRPETRQWVTDLGAHHVVDHHGGLADAVLDVAPAGVDYLFTAFSDGQVEQFARVVRPNGQITAIDDPAGLDLLPLKSKSIAWHWEFMFTRPLFLPTDPTQHEILEQTARLVDDGTLRTTVTNELGPINAANLRQAHALIETSATIGKIVLAGF
- a CDS encoding immune inhibitor A domain-containing protein gives rise to the protein MARTRMAGALAAVLVLPALTVVAATSPASAEAAAPKAAPQSDMRELTRKDFTLDGRPIETPPRYQPRMGARKQAQEAETPAVGTVRQWLGLDDIQGSVYRKDYTLRAVGEHIEVWVANDLSFPAGDCRAQVPSSTQVTDAQVKHLVDEFDTNMYPKETKAFSTPPDRDGSNAQIGPDADGNGGVYTGAGNKTVTLVDNVRDDNYYTFPAAPTYIAGFFSAQFNELLDRNVMTIDAFDWLHRMTPNPPDEPTDDLCTSRGARPNSYEGTFAHEWQHLAHYYTDPFETTWINEGLSDFAMSLTGYSDSKATVFDRGAESHLYCYQGFGSVQTPYNTNPRDCGGPENSLTLWDESPNPNAVLADYGNAYSFMMYLYDRYGADFMSRLHRDGERQGIASLDAELETVKVHDVYQVIHDYQSMTLLDKIVGDARLGITLGVSKSRVTTPSLRSTVNLASTTANGTPGVAPNGADYVQLGAAKGKLLSGRDLRSVKFQGAKTLPALPLAWTTTTQDPDRPGNAVLFSGNANSLDSAAVTSVTVPTTDPTLRFAAKYGAEFGFDYGYVTVSTDGGTTYTAIPGDHTVEGPLGPALNGTTVGFEARSYDLSAYAGKNVLLGFRYVSDGGVNEGGLLLDDITLGGKTLSDGSSLTPFDSPTEIRPTAVKNWNLRLVGIDEKHSIAWQFESNGKSEVTIGKLELAVLDAFPKVVAIVAYDDPTEQVAQYAPYKLTVNGVVQPGGNSSLS
- a CDS encoding FUSC family protein, translated to MPAEQEPAADTDPAAHGSSWVGRARVRLRGRMRHALRSRAWRLRLFGLLAVQAGVAAALAWFVGDQFLDNPTPVFAPTVAVGIVAAAMGSRLRRTVELLVGAVLGLAVGDTLMPLFGIGAWQTGAVVVLAIIVALLFKGGGSLLTQAGGTAVLIATLEPPVRDLSIPRFVDAAVGGLIGLAVGLLLVPIHPQRTVRRLAEPVIDPAVATMHDLAAALRRRDLGGAERSLGALRELGPRLTLLDEGLDAAQEVVRLAPLRWRDRTSLAFYTTAVRHLERSLYSCRAVARRLTRALKEDEPIPEEFPVAIDLLAASVQTLRCTIRAHAEPREVRHQILTAVELVSRAQGAAAPDPTRPHTHRLGYSGMIAAGEFRTAAHDLLMASGLDADRAAVLVRQTVERSERH
- a CDS encoding YdeI/OmpD-associated family protein, which produces MEVLDFPDAAAWEAWLNAQHEVRDEAWLRIAKRHSGLSAITITDALDVALCFGWIDGQRRALDDLSFLQRYSRRRPRSTWSQVNVVKVEALTTVGRMRPAGLREVAAAKADGRWEAAYEGQRTATVPPDLVAALADDPRASAAFEQLGRSARYAVILPLLKARTPETRAKVLAREVARLVGQQ